A single Anopheles funestus chromosome 2RL, idAnoFuneDA-416_04, whole genome shotgun sequence DNA region contains:
- the LOC125765457 gene encoding putative endothelial lipase translates to MSKLIFFTVLLCSIVGVARGVDLQDVLTTLTEVPLARLLDSFIVPAPRTTGFETLVPQRDIQLLCTNSWLPLFQNVSFNDIDVTRKLNFSQPLSIVIHGWQDANYTLYNAMTLRHLRYVKNTNYCMVDWKPYADYAYEIAARKGVPVVADRLFKFLQYISVLYFPLEKVSLIGFDMGAQIAGLTGKLLPGRIGNIYALDPAGPLFSHPIDVGPTRRLAGTDAQYVQVISTSRYTVGFGPLVGTQNFLPNAGYHPQATCKVGIIGLAELANALVCSHQYAAKLFIDTLDPASVILGQKCNLVLGLRVCLLLPTDRLGYYSKRIPGNFYL, encoded by the exons ATGtctaaactaatttttttcacTGTTCTACTCTGCAGCATCGTCGGTGTTGCCAGAGGAGTAGACTTGCAGGATGTGCTGACTACACTCACGGAAGTCCCGTTGGCAAGATTGCTTGATTCGTTTATAGTGCCAGCACCGCGTACGACCGGATTCGAAACATTAGTGCCCCAGAGAGACATTCAATTGCTATGTACAAACTCATGGTTACCGCTGTTTCAAAATGTGTCTTTCAATGACATAGATGTAACTAGGAAGCTTAACTTCTCGCAGCCGTTGTCGATCGTGATCCATGGGTGGCAGGATGCCAATTACACTTTGTACAATGCGATGACCCTTCGCCATCTGCGCTACGTTAAAAACACCAACTACTGTATGGTGGACTGGAAACCTTACGCCGATTACGCATATGAGATTGCCGCCCGTAAAGGTGTTCCCGTGGTGGCCGACCGTCTGTTCAAATTTTTGCAGTACATAAGTGTGTTGTATTTTCCACTGGAAAAAGTGTCCCTGATTGGGTTTGACATGGGTGCCCAGATAGCCGGATTGACTGGTAAACTGCTGCCCGGACGGATCGGAAACATCTACGCGCTGGATCCGGCCGGTCCGCTGTTTTCTCACCCTATTGATGTTGGGCCGACCCGCCGGTTAGCCGGTACCGATGCACAGTACGTGCAAGTGATCTCCACGTCCCGGTATACGGTGGGTTTTGGACCGCTTGTCGGTACTCAAAACTTCCTACCGAACGCAGGATATCATCCGCAAGCAACATGTAAAGTGGGAATTATTGGATTGGCCGAGTTGGCGAACGCGCTAGTATGTAGCCATCAATACGCAGCGAAACTGTTTATCGATACGCTCGATCCGGCCAGCGTCATTCTCGGTCAGAAGTGTAACTTAGTTCTTGGATTACGGGTTTGCTTATTGCTGCCAACGGATCGGTTGGGTTATTATTCCAAAAG AATACCGGGCAATTTTTACTTGTAA